In one window of Methanomassiliicoccales archaeon DNA:
- a CDS encoding tRNA(Ile)(2)-agmatinylcytidine synthase has translation MFVAFDDTDSIQSMCTTFLATELIKAMMGYDLIGLPRLVRLNPAVPWKTRGNGALCLCFGVGKGECRMIGEIDSLPVYSYERMYEDADHRNVLETSKRIVAKWSRTSEGASPGLVVSVVKPAQRLYWEAVRGIVEKDDTVRELQRIGADTVGWEGGRGIIGASAAMAWRPHDRTYEIITYRHPDRWGTPRELDDDSIKEMDLRHTTTFNNFDHQTGRRAISPHTPCPVLFGVRGDDPKDLMAAVFSIRSERPARWLMFLSNQGTDDHILRTPPILPDRSYEVLGTVVGTPRTITGGHVIVPMSITNGTLECAAYEPSKEFRDVIRALRPGDRIRVFGELRDKPRTLNLEKLQVLETAQHIKKVSNPRCPECGGPTKSMGSQGGYRCKKCRTKTDLPGGSIDEVREIAPGWYEPPVCARRHLGKPLKRMGQYRHES, from the coding sequence ATGTTCGTTGCCTTCGATGACACTGATTCCATTCAATCGATGTGCACCACCTTCCTAGCGACCGAACTGATCAAGGCCATGATGGGATACGATCTGATCGGCCTACCTCGGTTAGTTCGCCTGAACCCGGCGGTCCCCTGGAAGACCAGAGGGAACGGGGCGCTGTGTCTGTGCTTCGGTGTTGGCAAAGGTGAATGCCGAATGATAGGGGAGATCGACAGCCTACCCGTGTATAGTTACGAACGGATGTATGAAGATGCGGACCACAGGAACGTGCTGGAAACATCCAAACGGATCGTAGCAAAGTGGTCCCGCACTAGCGAGGGGGCCAGCCCCGGGTTGGTGGTCTCTGTGGTCAAACCAGCTCAACGATTGTACTGGGAGGCCGTACGAGGTATCGTGGAGAAGGATGACACGGTCCGAGAGCTGCAAAGGATCGGCGCGGACACGGTTGGCTGGGAGGGCGGTCGTGGCATTATAGGTGCGTCCGCGGCCATGGCCTGGAGACCTCACGACCGGACCTATGAGATCATCACCTATCGTCACCCAGATAGGTGGGGTACGCCTCGTGAACTAGACGACGACTCGATCAAGGAGATGGACCTTCGTCATACCACCACTTTCAACAACTTCGATCACCAGACCGGGAGGAGGGCCATTTCCCCCCACACTCCCTGCCCGGTGCTCTTCGGCGTCCGAGGGGACGACCCCAAGGACCTCATGGCCGCGGTGTTCAGCATAAGATCGGAACGGCCAGCGCGATGGCTGATGTTCCTCAGTAACCAGGGTACCGACGATCACATATTACGTACGCCCCCGATACTGCCGGACAGGTCCTACGAAGTGCTGGGGACCGTGGTCGGCACGCCCCGGACCATAACCGGGGGGCACGTCATCGTTCCGATGTCCATTACGAACGGTACCTTGGAATGCGCGGCCTACGAACCATCCAAGGAGTTCCGGGACGTCATCAGGGCGCTCCGGCCAGGGGACCGTATCCGGGTGTTCGGTGAACTGAGGGACAAGCCTAGAACGCTCAATCTGGAAAAGCTGCAGGTGCTGGAAACGGCGCAGCATATCAAAAAGGTGTCCAACCCCCGCTGTCCGGAATGCGGCGGTCCGACCAAATCCATGGGGTCTCAAGGAGGATACCGCTGCAAAAAATGCAGAACCAAGACCGACCTACCAGGAGGGTCGATCGACGAGGTCAGGGAGATCGCGCCCGGTTGGTATGAACCACCGGTCTGCGCCCGCCGACACCTGGGAAAACCACTGAAGAGGATGGGTCAATATCGTCATGAGTCGTAA
- a CDS encoding acetyl-CoA C-acetyltransferase: MEDVVILSAARTAIGKFGGSLKDVPATQLGSVAVAEAVRRSGLQSSDIQECLMGNVLSASLGQNPARQAAIGAGLPVEIGSTTINKVCGSGMKAVMLAANAIKAGEYEVLVAGGMENMNAAPYLLKQARFGYRLNDNKIVDHMVHDGLWDIFNDMHMGITAEIVAERFKVTREQADLMAFQSHTKAQKAQIEGRTAMEITPVVMKGRKGDTTFDQDEGIRADTSMEALAKLSPAFRKEGVVTAGNSSQLSDGAAALIVCSRSFAEERGIKPLAEIVGYATGGTKPEWIMEAPIPTTRKLLKKLDMGIGDVDLFEHNEAFATASVAVRDTLGVPEDRFNVNGGAIALGHPIGCSGARLLTSLIYALKDRGKRTGLATLCLGGGNAVSMMINLQR; the protein is encoded by the coding sequence ATGGAAGACGTGGTCATACTAAGTGCGGCTAGGACCGCCATCGGCAAGTTCGGGGGATCGCTAAAGGACGTACCGGCAACCCAGTTAGGGTCGGTGGCGGTAGCGGAGGCGGTTCGCCGTTCCGGCCTGCAATCCTCGGATATCCAGGAATGCCTGATGGGCAACGTGCTGTCCGCGTCCCTCGGTCAGAACCCGGCAAGGCAGGCGGCCATCGGGGCTGGACTACCGGTGGAGATCGGCTCCACAACAATAAACAAGGTCTGCGGCTCTGGAATGAAGGCGGTCATGCTGGCCGCCAACGCCATCAAGGCGGGGGAGTATGAAGTATTGGTGGCTGGCGGCATGGAGAACATGAACGCCGCACCCTACCTGCTCAAGCAGGCTCGGTTCGGATACAGGCTGAACGACAACAAGATCGTCGATCATATGGTGCACGACGGTCTGTGGGACATTTTTAACGATATGCACATGGGCATTACCGCAGAGATCGTTGCTGAACGATTCAAGGTCACCCGTGAACAGGCGGACCTGATGGCGTTCCAAAGCCACACCAAGGCGCAGAAGGCCCAGATAGAGGGCAGGACCGCAATGGAGATCACACCCGTGGTGATGAAGGGCAGGAAGGGTGACACTACCTTTGACCAGGACGAGGGCATACGCGCAGACACTTCCATGGAGGCATTGGCCAAGCTCTCACCGGCCTTCAGGAAGGAAGGCGTGGTAACCGCTGGCAACTCCTCGCAACTCAGTGATGGCGCGGCGGCCCTGATCGTCTGCTCCCGCAGTTTCGCCGAAGAGAGGGGCATAAAGCCGCTGGCAGAGATAGTAGGCTATGCCACCGGTGGCACCAAGCCGGAATGGATCATGGAGGCGCCCATACCCACCACCAGGAAATTGCTGAAGAAACTGGACATGGGCATAGGGGATGTGGACCTCTTCGAGCACAACGAGGCCTTCGCAACAGCCTCGGTGGCGGTGCGCGACACGCTCGGGGTGCCAGAGGACCGTTTCAATGTGAACGGAGGTGCCATTGCGCTCGGCCATCCCATCGGCTGTTCGGGCGCCAGATTATTGACCTCATTGATATACGCTCTGAAGGACCGGGGCAAGCGGACCGGTCTAGCTACGCTATGCTTGGGCGGGGGGAACGCTGTATCAATGATGATAAATCTCCAGAGGTAA
- a CDS encoding cytidine/deoxycytidylate deaminase family protein: MSDRPDNDTYFMRMAELVATRSTCLRRKVGAVIVKEKRVLTTGYNGAPRGLRHCEEVGCVRQQNNIESGTRHELCRGVHAEQNAVIQGAYFGASIKGATIYTTNFPCVLCAKILLNAGIDEIVYLDTYVDELSRNILDEAGIKVRRYVSPVI; encoded by the coding sequence ATGAGCGATAGGCCGGACAACGACACCTACTTCATGCGCATGGCCGAGCTGGTAGCCACCCGTTCCACCTGTTTGAGGCGTAAGGTGGGGGCGGTCATCGTGAAGGAGAAGAGGGTTCTCACCACTGGCTACAACGGCGCTCCCCGTGGTCTTCGCCACTGCGAGGAGGTGGGCTGCGTCCGCCAGCAGAACAACATCGAATCGGGCACCAGGCACGAGCTCTGCCGGGGGGTCCACGCAGAACAGAACGCCGTCATTCAGGGTGCATATTTCGGGGCAAGCATCAAGGGCGCCACCATCTACACTACTAACTTTCCCTGTGTCCTCTGTGCCAAGATCCTGCTCAACGCCGGCATCGACGAGATCGTTTACCTGGACACATATGTGGATGAGCTGTCCAGAAATATCTTGGATGAAGCGGGCATTAAAGTAAGACGTTACGTAAGTCCGGTAATATAA
- the hflX gene encoding GTPase HflX — protein MPVRKGALISLNWDVAEMEELCQSADIDIIYEIVQRRSHPDQTYFIGRGRFRELKELMDESPVEVLIFNGDLKPSQHFNLENGLKIECLDRVGVVLDIFTKRAESRESKLQVERARLKYQVPLLREWVHSAKAGEHPGFLGGGEYAVDVYYNLIRRRIGLIEDELYGLAKDGDLRRSVRRYKGFKTICLAGYTNAGKSSLMRRLTGEEVLVADRMFSTLGTTTRRMGFSKILLTDTVGFLKDLPHYLVESFRNTLQDVFSADLVVLVVDSSEALYNISEKMITVQEILGDGVTGDRILVALNKSDSDPDRIGDMVNMIREILDPIAVVPLSALTGDGIDTMLGLIDEYFRPPVIVRFSAANTDRTATEISRIYDSYYVESVEYSNIVKVVFRCASEDLELVMDKLYSLPGIKDVSSTMNSIDDR, from the coding sequence ATGCCGGTGCGAAAGGGCGCATTGATAAGCTTGAATTGGGACGTTGCGGAGATGGAAGAACTGTGCCAGTCCGCTGACATCGATATCATCTACGAGATCGTACAGAGAAGATCACATCCCGATCAGACATATTTCATCGGCCGAGGGAGATTCCGGGAATTGAAGGAACTGATGGATGAAAGCCCGGTGGAGGTTCTGATCTTCAATGGGGACCTCAAACCATCTCAACATTTCAATCTGGAGAACGGTCTGAAGATCGAGTGCCTGGACAGAGTGGGTGTAGTATTGGATATATTCACAAAGAGGGCGGAGAGCCGGGAATCCAAGCTCCAGGTTGAGAGAGCCAGATTGAAGTATCAGGTCCCTTTATTAAGGGAATGGGTTCACAGCGCAAAGGCCGGTGAGCATCCTGGTTTTTTGGGGGGAGGGGAATACGCCGTAGATGTGTATTACAACCTCATACGGCGGCGCATCGGTCTGATCGAAGATGAACTGTATGGATTGGCAAAGGATGGAGACCTTAGAAGGAGCGTCCGCCGGTACAAAGGTTTTAAAACGATCTGTTTGGCAGGTTATACCAATGCGGGTAAATCGTCGTTGATGAGGAGGTTGACCGGAGAGGAGGTCCTTGTAGCTGATAGAATGTTCTCTACTCTAGGAACGACCACCAGGAGGATGGGGTTTTCCAAGATACTGTTAACGGACACCGTGGGTTTCCTCAAGGACCTTCCGCATTATCTGGTGGAATCGTTCCGCAATACACTACAGGATGTGTTTTCCGCTGACCTGGTCGTATTGGTTGTTGATTCGTCCGAGGCATTATACAACATTAGTGAGAAAATGATAACGGTGCAAGAGATATTGGGTGACGGGGTCACTGGCGATAGGATCTTGGTCGCATTGAATAAAAGTGATTCGGACCCTGACAGAATAGGTGACATGGTCAATATGATCAGAGAGATCCTAGACCCGATAGCTGTAGTTCCTTTATCAGCTTTGACTGGAGATGGTATCGACACCATGCTCGGTCTGATCGATGAGTACTTTCGTCCACCAGTCATAGTACGTTTCTCAGCTGCCAATACCGATCGGACCGCGACAGAGATATCTCGTATCTATGATTCCTATTATGTTGAATCTGTTGAATATTCCAATATTGTCAAGGTGGTCTTCCGATGTGCATCGGAGGATCTGGAGCTTGTAATGGATAAACTCTATTCCTTACCGGGTATCAAAGACGTTTCTAGTACAATGAATTCTATCGATGATAGATAG
- a CDS encoding M20 family metallo-hydrolase: MPNLEQLLAQVGSHREEMIEALSELIRIPAIGPESGGSGEVERARYLRDILDHSKFDDVEMYDALDERVRLRMRPNIVARRRGKNDQTVWIVAHMDTVPPGDLNAWKTPPFSPRLLDGKIFGLGTEDNGQALVAALFAAEVLMDMSVELERGMGLVLVADEEAGNEKGIKFLLQEGVFKPGDIIFVPDHGTPRGDEVEIAEKHILWLKFTVTGKQVHASRPDQGINAMRMGSELIVFLQDFLQRKYGGTDELFTPDRSTFEPTKRLQTVGNVNTIPGEDIFYFDCRILPSYSIDTVLSDITAVADIFEQKTGTEIKVEPVQMTHSGKPSDQNGEGMKALKWAVEKVRGVELKPVGIGGGTCANFFRLAGFDAYVWQTVEELAHQPNEFSRVDNMVADAKVFATVLAALCYGSQFQV; encoded by the coding sequence ATGCCTAATCTGGAACAGCTTCTGGCCCAAGTGGGGTCGCACCGCGAGGAAATGATCGAGGCCCTAAGTGAACTGATAAGGATACCGGCCATCGGTCCAGAGAGCGGGGGCAGCGGAGAAGTGGAACGTGCCCGCTATCTGCGGGACATCCTAGACCACTCCAAATTTGACGATGTGGAGATGTACGACGCCCTGGACGAGCGGGTCCGGCTCAGGATGCGCCCCAATATCGTGGCCCGCCGTCGTGGCAAGAACGATCAGACGGTGTGGATCGTGGCCCACATGGACACCGTACCGCCAGGAGATCTGAACGCATGGAAAACCCCACCGTTCTCCCCTCGCCTTTTGGATGGTAAGATATTCGGTCTTGGCACTGAGGACAACGGACAGGCACTGGTCGCCGCGCTGTTCGCCGCGGAGGTCCTAATGGACATGAGCGTAGAGCTGGAGCGGGGCATGGGGCTGGTCTTGGTGGCCGACGAGGAGGCCGGCAACGAGAAAGGTATCAAGTTCCTGCTTCAGGAAGGCGTGTTCAAGCCGGGTGACATCATCTTCGTTCCGGACCACGGAACGCCAAGGGGCGACGAGGTCGAGATCGCGGAGAAGCATATACTCTGGCTGAAGTTCACCGTCACCGGTAAGCAGGTCCACGCCTCCCGGCCGGACCAGGGCATCAACGCCATGCGCATGGGGTCCGAGCTCATAGTCTTCCTGCAGGATTTCCTGCAGCGCAAGTATGGAGGGACGGACGAGCTCTTCACCCCCGACCGCTCCACGTTCGAGCCGACGAAGCGCTTGCAGACCGTGGGCAACGTCAACACCATCCCCGGGGAGGACATATTCTACTTCGACTGCCGCATCTTGCCGAGCTATAGTATCGACACCGTGCTTAGCGACATAACAGCCGTGGCGGACATCTTTGAGCAGAAGACCGGCACCGAGATCAAGGTGGAGCCGGTGCAGATGACCCACAGCGGAAAACCGTCCGATCAGAACGGGGAGGGCATGAAGGCCTTGAAATGGGCGGTGGAAAAGGTTCGTGGTGTGGAGCTCAAGCCGGTCGGTATAGGTGGGGGCACATGTGCCAACTTCTTCCGACTGGCCGGTTTCGACGCCTATGTCTGGCAGACGGTGGAGGAGCTGGCCCACCAGCCCAATGAGTTCAGCCGGGTGGACAACATGGTTGCTGACGCCAAAGTGTTCGCCACGGTCCTGGCGGCCCTTTGTTACGGCAGCCAGTTCCAAGTCTGA
- a CDS encoding ORC1-type DNA replication protein, producing the protein MESNVFTQHLDRKQIFKKNNREILRPSYIPEVLPHRQEEIQSLASVLVTALRGERPSNILIFGKTGTGKTACVKFIGNEIKKADGESHKVTFIYMNCEVVDTAYGVLQNIGNQFVKDFDQRIPFTGLSIMQVYNMLRDKLDEQDQVIIIALDEIDKLVYKSGDDVLYHLSKINDDLSKARVSVIGISNDLLFTEMLDPRVRSRMEGERMVFPPYNADQLKDILRQRVILAFDEGVLEEAVIPLCAALAAQEHGDARRALDLLRIAAEIAERENSERVAELHVLKAKNKMELDCVSEAIRTLPTQSKMVLMCIVANVERSVGRLTTGDVYETYKEMSRILGMGPLTQRRITDLISELDMLGIIHARVRSFGRGGRTKEIDLSVPIGETRKVLEEDEVFIGLKHYKQRNQTTLM; encoded by the coding sequence ATGGAATCTAACGTCTTTACGCAGCATCTGGATAGAAAGCAGATATTTAAAAAGAACAACCGAGAGATCCTACGCCCCTCCTATATCCCGGAAGTGCTACCTCACCGGCAAGAGGAGATACAGTCCCTGGCGTCGGTACTGGTCACCGCCCTTAGGGGTGAAAGGCCTAGCAACATCCTTATCTTCGGCAAGACTGGAACGGGAAAGACCGCATGCGTCAAGTTCATCGGGAACGAGATCAAGAAGGCCGACGGCGAGAGTCACAAGGTGACGTTCATCTACATGAACTGCGAGGTGGTCGACACTGCCTACGGCGTATTGCAGAACATCGGAAACCAATTCGTCAAGGACTTCGATCAAAGAATACCGTTCACCGGTCTGAGCATCATGCAGGTCTACAACATGTTGCGGGACAAGCTTGACGAGCAGGACCAGGTCATCATAATCGCCCTGGACGAGATAGATAAACTGGTCTACAAGAGCGGGGACGATGTGCTGTACCACCTATCGAAGATCAATGACGACCTGAGCAAGGCCCGGGTCTCGGTCATCGGTATTTCCAACGATCTACTGTTCACGGAGATGCTGGATCCCCGGGTCCGCAGCCGCATGGAGGGGGAACGGATGGTCTTCCCACCTTACAACGCCGACCAATTGAAGGACATATTGCGGCAGAGGGTCATCCTGGCCTTTGACGAAGGCGTACTGGAGGAAGCGGTCATACCCCTATGCGCCGCCCTGGCCGCACAGGAGCACGGGGACGCCCGCCGTGCATTGGACCTGTTGCGGATCGCGGCAGAGATCGCCGAGAGGGAGAATTCCGAGCGAGTCGCTGAACTGCACGTGCTCAAGGCCAAGAACAAAATGGAGCTCGACTGCGTCAGCGAGGCGATAAGGACGCTTCCTACGCAATCGAAGATGGTCCTCATGTGCATCGTGGCCAACGTCGAGCGCAGTGTCGGACGCTTGACCACCGGGGATGTTTACGAGACGTACAAGGAAATGTCCCGCATATTGGGCATGGGGCCGTTGACCCAGAGGAGGATAACTGACCTCATTTCCGAGCTGGACATGTTGGGCATCATTCATGCCCGCGTGCGCTCGTTCGGTCGCGGCGGGCGCACCAAGGAGATCGACCTCAGTGTGCCCATCGGTGAGACCAGGAAGGTGTTGGAGGAGGATGAGGTCTTCATCGGCCTCAAGCATTACAAACAAAGGAACCAGACCACGCTGATGTGA
- a CDS encoding S26 family signal peptidase, whose protein sequence is MSELPGKIWGVVKRYKAVIGGMIIVLMLLGGLLAYSGIWPPVFVVESASMQHSDTESDFGIIDTGDLVVVQATGGDDVRTYVECYPDGHRSFGDFGDVIIYERYGRSEYTPIIHRAMLRLEFNSTALSFDIPSLALLPADKWGNGPVEDGRWWNLSGYVEIYDIGYRSVLLRVDLSDLLSYYDAHNLDHGGIITLGDHNGGVYDQSTTTICREPIMDEWIVGEAKLEIPWIGLIKLWVNGNMPSNTPENSKTGLMVTLAVLIIVPLAIDLTGVVLKKRGIDPWARIKEMMRRTKE, encoded by the coding sequence TTGTCCGAACTTCCTGGTAAGATATGGGGCGTGGTCAAGCGCTACAAGGCCGTCATTGGCGGAATGATCATCGTTCTGATGCTACTTGGAGGCCTCTTGGCCTATAGCGGTATTTGGCCCCCGGTCTTCGTTGTGGAATCGGCAAGCATGCAGCATAGTGATACAGAGAGCGATTTCGGGATCATCGACACCGGGGACCTAGTGGTCGTCCAGGCTACAGGTGGGGATGATGTGAGGACCTATGTGGAATGTTATCCTGACGGCCATCGTAGCTTCGGGGATTTCGGCGACGTGATCATTTATGAACGCTACGGGCGGTCCGAGTACACCCCCATCATACACCGGGCCATGCTGCGATTGGAATTCAACAGCACCGCCCTAAGTTTTGATATCCCCTCCCTGGCGCTCCTGCCGGCCGATAAGTGGGGAAACGGTCCTGTGGAGGATGGGCGATGGTGGAACCTTTCAGGTTATGTGGAGATCTATGACATAGGGTATCGGTCCGTCCTTCTCAGAGTGGACCTTTCCGACCTGCTGAGCTATTACGATGCCCACAACCTCGACCATGGTGGCATCATCACGCTGGGGGACCATAATGGGGGGGTGTATGATCAATCGACCACCACCATCTGCCGTGAGCCGATCATGGATGAATGGATCGTGGGCGAGGCCAAGCTTGAGATCCCCTGGATTGGCCTGATCAAGCTCTGGGTCAACGGCAACATGCCTTCGAACACCCCTGAGAACAGTAAGACCGGGCTGATGGTCACCTTGGCCGTGTTGATAATTGTACCTTTAGCCATCGATCTGACCGGGGTCGTGCTGAAGAAGAGGGGCATCGATCCCTGGGCCCGTATAAAGGAAATGATGCGACGAACGAAGGAATGA